One Colias croceus chromosome 7, ilColCroc2.1 genomic window carries:
- the LOC123693295 gene encoding protein draper, translating to MSAMRKLVLLALVVACDALLEGPNVCTRQEAYTTTIRVSEQQPYQVKEYAWCLSVPPRCSKYKVKFRQVYKTQTLVKQRPVEECCKGYAPDARGEQCVPVCTEPCVRGKCVAPDTCACEHGYGGPACDISCPAGKWGRNCHNECRCMNGGTCEPLTGECACAAGWRGDACERPCEKGTFGDACRQQCQCVNGTCDAASGRCDCQPGFTGALCDEQCPKDQPCPERCKCQNNGVCNFVTGECECTPGWTGEVCANTCPSGVWGQNCARTCECANGASCHHVTGHCQCEAGFTGDKCLDICPPGTYGPDCAGKCTCQHGGACEPRDGACACRPGWAGPTCERRACPDGLWGPRCDKECDCNPHTTELCDPWTGACVCAAGWAGEACDRQCPLLTYGKGCRGVCRCENSAHCSPVNGSCLCAPGYRGVHCAEACPQPLYGDNCADACDCRNNATCSHETGECRCPPGYDGLKCDRPCDGKTYGLGCRQPCDCENDAPCNPVNGECVCGPGYTGPRCASRCPAGTYGANCSLACSCSVRALGCHHVTGRCLCDTSWRGVRCETQCPPGLYGEGCGSSCVCANNSSCEASSGKCVCAAGWRGDACDEPCPPGWYGVGCAQECPTQLNGNTTCDPVTGKSVCPSGYTGVGCEYPCPLGTFGPDCGGRCDCRNGADCHHVTGECQCLPGWQGPRCAAACGAGQWGAGCSQPCRCARGAACRPNDGYCRCPPGFTGTYCTQFCPEGYFGDHCMEACNCSSSGHWTCDPVRGCVCARGYIGDACQLHASDAITVAHTEGTNRGAIAAMVVVSAACACVAALVLLHYRKRVRLLKREIAHVHYSADPAAQPDQQHFDNPVYSFQSSNRSDDSTTLLNNAPQIINNLATPKLSNTAMEKLRMTATSSNGSYDPMCLKNKDADATNPNLYHCIDDDNKLDHVYDEIKHKEGYEMEYDHLNYTPPANTWKAHYQRMNDTLPSIHNIHTSTHTDTPSTSTIQSPPIPPLPKVHITPIPRDDVPVPPQRECSGDDDDTTS from the exons ATACACAACAACGATCCGAGTATCAGAACAGCAGCCGTACCAAGTGAAGGAGTACGCGTGGTGTCTCAGTGTACCACCTCGATGCAGCAAGTACAAAGTCAAATTCCGGCAAGTGTACAAGACACAGACCCTGGTGAAGCAGCGGCCGGTGGAGGAGTGTTGTAAG GGCTACGCGCCGGACGCGCGCGGGGAGCAGTGCGTGCCGGTGTGCACGGAGCCGTGCGTGCGCGGCAAGTGCGTCGCGCCGGACACGTGCGCGTGCGAGCACGGGTACGGGGGACCCGCGTGTGATATCT CGTGTCCCGCGGGCAAATGGGGCAGGAACTGTCACAACGAATGCCGCTGTATGAACGGGGGTACTTGCGAGCCGCTGACCGGTGAATGTGCGTGCGCAGCCGGTTGGAGGGGGGACGCGTGTGAGCGGCCGTGTGAAAAGGGGACGTTTGGGGACGCGTGCCGGCAACAGTGTCAGTGTGTGAACGGGACGTGTGACGCGGCGAGCGGACGGTGTGACTGTCAGCCGGGGTTCACGGGCGCGTT ATGCGACGAGCAATGTCCAAAAGATCAGCCCTGTCCCGAAAGGTGTAAATGCCAAAACAACGGAGTGTGTAACTTTGTTACGGGCGAGTGTGAATGTACACCCGGTTGGACTGGCGAAGTGTGTGCTAACAC TTGTCCGTCCGGTGTCTGGGGACAAAACTGTGCACGTACCTGCGAGTGCGCGAACGGTGCGAGCTGCCACCACGTGACGGGACACTGTCAGTGTGAAGCGGGCTTTACTGGGGATAAG TGCCTAGACATCTGCCCGCCCGGTACCTATGGCCCGGACTGCGCGGGCAAGTGCACGTGCCAGCACGGCGGTGCGTGCGAGCCGCGCGACGGCGCCTGCGCGTGCCGGCCCGGCTGGGCGGGGCCCACGTGCGAGCGGCGGGCTTGTCCTGATGGGCTGTGGGGGCCACGGTGTGACAAGGAGTGCGATTGTAACCCGCATACTACGGAGTT ATGCGACCCGTGGACGGGCGCGTGCGTGTGCGCGGCGGGGTGGGCGGGCGAGGCGTGCGACCGCCAGTGCCCGCTGCTCACGTACGGCAAGGGCTGCCGCGGCGTGTGCCGCTGCGAGAACAGCGCGCACTGCTCGCCCGTTAACG GTTCATGTCTGTGCGCGCCGGGCTACCGCGGCGTGCACTGCGCGGAGGCGTGCCCGCAGCCGCTGTACGGCGACAACTGCGCGGACGCATGCGACTGCCGCAACAACGCCACGTGCTCGCACGAGACCGGCGAGTGCAGGTGTCCGCCCGG TTATGACGGATTGAAATGTGATCGTCCTTGCGATGGGAAGACGTACGGACTGGGATGTCGGCAACCTTGCGACTGTGAAAATGATGCACCATGTAATCCTGTTAAcg GCGAGTGTGTGTGCGGGCCGGGCTACACGGGCCCGCGCTGTGCATCCCGCTGCCCGGCCGGCACGTACGGCGCGAACTGCTCGCTCGCGTGCTCGTGTTCCGTACGTGCGCTCGGCTGCCACCACGTCACCGGCCGCTGCTTGTGCGACACCAGCTGGCGGG GTGTGCGCTGCGAGACCCAATGCCCTCCTGGTCTATACGGCGAGGGCTGCGGCTCGTCATGCGTGTGCGCAAACAACTCGTCCTGCGAGGCTTCTAGTGGGAAATGCGTGTGCGCAGCCGGTTGGAGGGGGGATGCTTGTGATGAGCCCTGCCCACCCGGGTGGTACGGGGTGGGGTGTGCGCAGGAGTGTCCCACGCAACTTAATG gCAACACAACGTGCGACCCCGTAACGGGCAAGTCCGTGTGCCCCAGCGGGTACACGGGCGTGGGATGCGAGTACCCGTGCCCGCTCGGCACGTTCGGGCCCGACTGCGGGGGGCGCTGCGACTGCCGTAATGGCGCCGATTGTCACCACGTCACCG GCGAGTGCCAATGCCTGCCGGGCTGGCAGGGCCCGCGCTGCGCGGCGGCGTGCGGCGCGGGGCAGTGGGGCGCGGGCTGCTCGCAGCCGTGCCGCTGCGCGAGGGGGGCTGCGTGCCGCCCCAACGACGGGTACTGCCGGTGCCCGCCGGGGTTCACCGGCACTTATTGTACGCAGT TCTGCCCCGAGGGCTACTTCGGCGACCACTGCATGGAGGCGTGCAACTGCTCGAGCAGCGGGCACTGGACGTGCGACCCGGTGCGCGGCTGCGTGTGCGCGCGCGGCTACATCGGCGACGCCTGCCAGCTGCACGCCAGCGACGCCATCACCGTCGCGCACACCG AAGGCACGAACCGGGGAGCCATAGCAGCCATGGTGGTGGTATCGGCAGCATGCGCATGCGTCGCCGCGTTGGTACTACTGCACTACCGCAAACGTGTGCGCTTGCTCAAGAGAGAGATAGCACATGTTCACTATTCCGCAGACCCGGCTGCACAACCTG ACCAGCAACACTTCGACAACCCAGTGTATTCGTTCCAGAGCTCGAACCGAAGTGACGACTCCACAACGTTACTAAATAACGCGccacagattataaataacttgGCCACGCCCAAATTGTCGAATACAGCTATGGAAAAGTTACGGATGACAGCTACAAGCTCTAACGGAT CCTACGACCCGATGTGTCTCAAGAACAAAGACGCAGACGCGACAAACCCCAATTTGTACCATTGCATCGATGACGACAACAAGTTGGACCATGTTTACGACGAAATTAAACATAAGGAAGGATATG AAATGGAGTACGACCACTTAAACTACACACCGCCAGCGAACACGTGGAAGGCGCACTACCAGCGAATGAACGACACGCTCCCATCCATACAcaacatacatacatccacacatacagacacaccaAGCACATCCACCATACAGTCCCCGCCCATACCGCCGCTGCCCAAGGTGCACATAACTCCCATACCGCGAGATGATGTACCGGTACCGCCGCAGAGAGAGTGTAgtggtgatgatgatgataccACTAGCTAG